A genomic window from Pecten maximus chromosome 6, xPecMax1.1, whole genome shotgun sequence includes:
- the LOC117329859 gene encoding uncharacterized protein LOC117329859: protein MQVMELTYRDYHNRVFTHTEKKMMELDRLKLLANKHLGRLHQLKMRYIDWFNRKHQSFLDSIKLIHTLGGSLLPFEVDTIRHYRRVRDLSRRFPRNGTPRDSSPVKMDEFISFWEELYMLKLENDALFDSVEHFCHSIRRLRQPEIMDEIDRLHYKLNLFCAEDFKFTELNNERDNLFTYKVAPHDHKYHGLMNFIPFLLGYATRLCYWTSKLFIEKS from the exons ATGCAAGTCATGGAGTTAACATATAGAGAttacca tAACCGAGTGTTTACTCACACCGAGAAGAAAATGATGGAGCTTGACAGACTGAAACTATTGGCCAACAAGCACCTTGGACGTCTTCATCAGCTCAAGATGCGCTACATTGATTGGTTTAACCGGAAGCACCAGTCATTTCTGGATTCCATCAAGCTCATTCATACTCTTGGCGGCTCACTACTTCCGTTTGAAGTCGACACCATACGTCATTACAGGCGCGTGCGCGACCTATCTCGGAGATTCCCGCGGAACGGGACTCCGCGAGACTCTAGTCCCGTGAAAATGGACGAGTTTATATCATTTTGGGAAGAATTGTATATGCTTAAACTTGAGAACGATGCTTTGTTTGATAGTGTTGAGCATTTCTGTCACAGTATCCGAAGACTAAGACAGCCGGAAATCATGGATGAAATAGACAGACTGCATTATAAACTAAATTTGTTCTGTGCGGAAGATTTCAAGTTCACAGAGCTGAACAACGAACGTGACAATTTGTTTACTTATAAGGTAGCCCCACACGACCACAAATATCACGGTTTAATGAACTTCATACCATTTCTCCTTGGTTACGCCACCCGGTTATGTTACTGGACCAGTAagttatttatagaaaaatccTAA